TTTTAAACACACAAGCATGTACACTTATCCTTCCTCCAAAGTCaccatgcccccccccccccttgcgcCCGTGCCCCTTCCACCACCACTGATCCTTGTCTGTCTTTTTACTCGACTCTTTGTCTCCCCCATCTCTCTCTCCCAGTGGTCTATCTCCTGCCCAGTCGGAGTTTAATTATCTGAACACAGCACGCACGCTAGAGCTGTACGGGGTAGAGCTCCACTATGCAAGAGTAAGTAAAGTTTGATCTGCTTCTGCTAATGCCTGTGTATGtgcttgtattttttgtttatctcagttttttttgttagttttttttaaatgaaggacATATGGCCTGGTAAGAACTCACTGGAGAGTGTGATGGTCTATACTTGAAAGTCTATTATGTAAAAAAGAGTCAATGAATTCAAATGGTTGTGTAGTAGAATATAcatttcaggtaaaaaaaaaaaaaactttataaggcacattttttttagctttaacactgcattgtttttgtgtattCTTTCCCCCTATGCTACTTACTTAGACTCAACACATACTTTTTGTTTCCCATTTTTCCAGGATCAGAGTAACACAGAAATACTCATCGGAGTGATGTCTGCCGGGGTTGTCATTTATAAGAACAGGGTACGAATCAACTATTTCCCATGGTAAGTGACACATAATGTGGAGAAATGTACTTGCTTTGTCTgcaacattcatttattcaggTGACTGTGATTGTGGGGTCAATCTATTTTGAATAGGAGGGGGACTGAATGCGATCAAAATGTATTGAACATCGAGCCATGTCATCGAAACCAGGTTTTCCATGATTAAACAACTGATAGACCGCCTAAGTGATTAGGAAATGTAACACCAACAGTTGTAGTCAAGTAGTTTAGAGTTTGTTGACCTACATAAAAGGAAATCCCTAAAAACGGCCTAaatttgagtaaatatttattttaacgaAAACAGGAAGTCGATGCATGTGTTTTGGGGTCCGCACAAAATCACATGGCTTTCCGGATGTGCCCTTGGGCCTTGAGTTCCATGCCTGTGTTTTGCTTTTATGGTTATCTCAGATGAAGATTAGTCAAGGTATATACTAGTATAAAATAGTACATTAAAGTATACTTAGTGGTGATCAACAAAGAACTAACCCTAACTGACCGGTTGCATCCATGGTACCAACTATTCCTAGCAGAGCCAATTATGTAAGCTCCAACGGTAATGTGTAGTTGTTGATTTTATGGTATCTTGAGTGATAATTGCCCACTTTCTCGCGTGATACACAGGAAGAGCACTATAAACGGAGATCACATCTGAAAGAAATCCTTGTTCATTCAAGCACAAGCTGCGGGGCGACTCAATATAAAGCGTGAGAAGCAGGGCGACACATTCAATTTCAGTTTTTGGGTTCCCCCTAGCAAAAATAGTGCTTCCACTCTGTTTTACTCATTGGCCAAGAGGAGAGAACTTGCCAACTCAAAGTGTGTGGTTAATGAAAAGGACATTGTCATGAAAATCAATTCTTGATTTATTCCTTTAAATTAGTAAAACATAATGTAAAACGGTCTATCAGAAATGTAGAAAcccttcatattttttaaatatatattttttaggcgtaaaaagccaaacaaaaaaGGCACACTTAGCCAAGCATGACTCATGCTCAACCTCAgcatgtgtgtgtacttgtgcatgtgtgtgcatatgaAATATATTTAGCAGGGGGGTTATGAGTCACACTTGCAATAGAGCTCTAGGAAGGGATTATGTTACTctgctgcttatcagcacacTTCTTACTGTGTGCACTAGTCTGATTTCAACATAAGGTTACAACACAAGTGCCTCTGTAGCTCCAAGATGAGATGCTGGATTAATGTGAACGTCTGTGATGCAATGCAAttcatctacacacacacacacacacagcacattttttttgtattgggtGTCTCAACTTAtagaaacaataacaaaatggtAAGCGGAAGGCTATGCAACATCAATTTTGTATTCAGATAAGTGATTATTTGGCTTAGTGTCTTGTTCTGCTATAATAGTATTTTGCAGTATTCTGGTTGTCCTGCAGCACCAGACTTCCTCTCACTGGTCAATTTTAGTACGGCAGCTGCTATCATTGTGTGTGGCGGAGTTCATCAGTACGGTGTTAGAAATATGCCTGCCTCATCACTTACATGCTTCATTTTCCGTGggataatttttatttttttaattgaaaatgtgtgcttttttcCCAGGttgaaaatagtgaaaatatccTTCAAGTGCAAGCAGTTTTTTATCCAGTTGAGAAGAGAAGCGGTAAGTTTTTATTGGAAAACTGAGCTTTATgttgcattctttttttattttttaattaaaaaaatgataaaaataaaaaataaatttaccaAGCCAGGTTAATTACGCCCTGCGGGAATTCTTGAATTctacaggcttttttttccattcattccgGAATAgaagtttttgtttgtcttgaGTGGTTTTTAATGACTTCCATGGAACTACTCTTCTCTTTTCCTTTGATTCAGACCGAGACCCGAGAAACGCTGCTCGGTTTCAACATGGTGAACTATCGGGCCTGTAAGAACCTGTGGAAAGCCTGTGTAGAACACCACACCTTCTTCCGACTTGAACGACCCCTCCCGCCACAGAAGAACTTCTTCACCCATTATTTTACCTTAGGTTCAAAGTTCCGCTACTGGTACGAAGCATTTAGCACACCAACTATCCAAAGTGTTTTAAGGCTGTGACAAATGGAAGTGTACATGCATTATTTGAGATCCACATAGTTGTTTCACTTTAGTTTTATGGGTTAAAACACTGGATGGCTTGTGGTACTTTGCATGCTACCTTTCTTGAGAATGGGACAACTCAATTATTCATTGTTAACCTAAAAAGCACATTTCTACttgcaaaatgtgttttgggTGTTATGAGTAAGGTTTTTAAACTCATCTCACTCGCAATTcactttgcaatattttttttgacattgttaACCTAAAAATTAACAACTAGGATAAACTAGCCTCCTAAAAAACAGTtgctcaaagtattttactatgTCAATGGAAACCTTCAAGTATCAATATTAGAGAAAAATTtaaatctttttgtttgtttttctcttacatgaaaaatgaaattcattttaataagtTCCATTGAAATCCACATGACAAAGGTCgtatgtgtgttttattttcatgccattttgcttatttttgttcCTTCTAGTGGAAGAACAGAGGTACAATCTGTCCAGTatggaaaagaaaaaggcaTCAAAGACAGAGTATTTGCCAGGTAATTACCATGTCTTACCAATACACATCCATAGTCCTAGTTACTTTTCATTAAAGTTCAAGGTTATTTGCAGATAAAACAATTGCTTGCTTTATGTTCAGATCTCCCAGCAAGCCTCTGGCTAGGAAGCTCATGGGGGAAACTGATTGGGAAACAGTGAGCAGGAATAGCCTATCAGATGAAAGACTGGAGACCCAAAGCCTGCCGACCCGCTCTCCTCCTGGGACACCCAATCAGTGAGTCTAAATTTTAGTCTTTATATAATTCACTTATACAATGAATTATTTTGGACGTTTTGGGCTTCAAGTTGGGAGTAAATCCCTTTCCATGCACTTGTTAGGAATTCACTGTTTACACAAGAAGGTACACGGCTACGCCCATCGTCTGTTGGCCACCTGGTTGATCACGTGATACACACTTCGCCGAGTCTGCCGGTCTTCTCCAATCACAAATCGGCGTCCTCCACGCAAGCCAATAGTATCAGCTTAGACTCCACCCCGTAAGTGTCTTACTTTTAACCTTGAGACCTTTCAATTTATGTTTCACGTTTCTTAACTCATTTTGGATTGAGAAAGAGATTTCAGTGCTTTCCCATATAAAAATAGTGCCCACTATAATTCTGCGGTTAAATTCAACTTATCTGTTGTTTGTGCTGCATTGCtaagttgtttttaaatgtctgtGTTAACTCCCGACACCCAGACTCACACCCTCTCCTAGCTGAGCCCTTTGCAAAGACGAACCCTTTGTCAAAACACCCATAAAATATGCTTTCCAGTGAACAGGGTAGGCGGAGCAGAACTGTAAATCAGTGAGTTGTTTGGGGGCatttttagttctaaaataTTGTTACATAGAGGAGGAACACTAGGCTATAAGATAACTCATTGGCtatcattgacggcaatagatatGTAATCCATTCCAACCTTCTCAgctcaaatggattagatgtttATGGTCTTGATGAAATAAGGCACACTAAAGTCTTAGGTTCTTAGGTTGCCTTCTCATTCGTTTGTTCCTGAGCCAAAAATAATGATACAATCACATGCTTTCTCATCTTCAGATAGCACACATTTATCTTTGGTAATTTTGCAGTCCAAGTCTGCACTATAAAGATGGTAGTTGTACATTTTGGTCCACCACATTTTTCTCCACAAATGTTGGAAGCTtttttggaaaagaaattggctttaaaacatttattttctgtttttaatgcccagttttaatttttcaattttaaaatgtaaatcaaaGATTGAGGAAAACATATGGTCCATCCTGGTCATACTCAATTGACTATACGTAGATATAAAAAATGATGGCATAGCCTCCATGTGCCCTTTTTCAAGCTTGCTGTGTGCTCACCTCCTGCTGaccttttttattgtcatttttttttgttaaagacacAAAGTGGCACCGGTAGCTGCAgtcaaaacaaagacaataatGTTTGACTGCTTTTTCCAACCCCAAGGAGAATCACACACACGTGCCCAAGCACacggacacaaacacacacacccacacacacacatggcagTATGTCCCTCGCTGTTTTGCCTTTGCCATGTTGCTGTTGGAAGCGTTACCTGATGAACCTTTCACATTTATATCTGTCACTGTCTCAGTAATAACCTTCGGGTTATTTTCCTTCCTCTTGAAAGCACATTGCATTGAAATATATTCTTTGTGACAAAGTGAACCTTAGAAGGCCTCTCGgaaccgtttttttttcattctgctTTATCTCTTCTATCTGTCtcacttttttaaatatgtttttaaaagaatttatGTTTTGTACCGGAGTAGTGGAATTTTTCGATGCATGAATATCTGTCTGCATATTTGTCATTCCTAGTTCTCCTGAAGGGTTGGATGGGCAACCTCCAGCTCTGCCCCCTAAGCAGCTGAGCAGGAAAACTTTGAGCCAGATTATTCAGGCTCACTCGCAGCAGAGCCTCTTGGACAACCACTTAAATGAGATGTATGATGTTCCTGCTAACACTGACAAGACCACGGTCAGTCATAGGACTAGAAAATACATAATGCACCTATCCATCTCCATTCCTTAAGAAAATGTAGTTACGCAGAATAATGGAATTATGGTGACCAAATATTTGCTGATATAGCAGTACAATAAgtgtcttgaaaaaaaaaatgcatttttttttctggaccgTAATTGGAAATGTAATTTTGAGTCAAACCAAGTTCATGTAATGGAATGggaaatgcaaatatatatttacactacACATTGAAAATACTTggcaagcacattttttttcaaaacagtgGGTtagaataaacaattaaaaatgcaattgaaaaaagaacacaaataaaagctaaaatgcCTGAGATACACTTGTAATAATTTGCAGTTAAGACTTAGGAATGATATTTGTCATCaatctgaagaaaaatgttgtttactATGTTTGACTTGTTCTTTCAGCTAAATGGAGTTGTTCCTCATGATAATCTGGTTTTGATCAAGATGAGACCTGATGAACATGGACGTTTTGGTTTCAATGTTAAGGTAAAAACATAACTggaccatttttttattaactgttctatgcttttgtttttttgttttctgttagtGCCGTAAATTAAGTCTAAATTcacaatttgtttttgtcttcaggGTGGAGCTGACCAGAAAATGCCAATTATAGTGTCCAGAGTTGCTCCTGGAACATCAGTAAGTGAACTCTTTTGGggtcacattttaaaaatatttttttatatttttcttgctCTTTTCTTTAGGCTGACTTGTGTGTGCCACGCCTAAATGAGGGCGATCAGGTGGTCTTAATTAATGGGCGAGAAATCTCGGACCACACCCATGACCAGGTTGTCATGTTCATTAAGGCGAGTTGTGAAAGCCACTCTGGAGAGCTCGTCCTATTGGTCAGGCCAAATGGTAAGATGtagatcattcattcatcccatTACAAagaaatttactttttttaaacactgccATATCTACCTTGAAATACTCTATGTTGTAGTTAATGAGTACGACGAGTACTTGCATTCACAGAGGTGACTCAGTGAGCCTCGAGGAGTGTTTGATATTTGCCCATCATGAATATGATTTAGGCTATGTTTACTTCTTCCaaggaaaataatttaaaaaaactgtgcCAAATGTCATGACACGCCCCTAAGGATTCAAGTCTCAAAATGCATTAtaactatttattattatttagatgTGAGTCAGCATCCTGATTACTATAAAGGTCCTAAAATCTAACCTAAGTTTCAAATTTACCCTCACAGACCATAACATTAACTCTcatacaatatttatttgattctAAAGTGCTTTATTGGGCTGTAGTTCACACATTCGGGCACCAATGATAGGTGCTGCTGGCATAAGATAATGACATTAActacttaaaaaatacactCTAGCTCTGAAtggtaaaatatcattttttaaaaatttgcttCAAAATATACTTGAATTTTTAGCTCCAAGTGTTTACCTTCCGCAGCTTCAGGGAGTGTTTGAAGATGATGAATCATTGGAATTCTTGGCGTAAAGTAGGTCAGGGGGGGATTTACATCCAGTCAAACATCAAAGCGGATACATAACTgtaacatttaaatgtgttgacGATCTGTCTGCTTTGATTTTGTTCTGCTGTCATTTTCAATATCACCATCACCTTGATCACAACATTATATTGCGATATATGAATAGTAGGGTGTAGGCTGTTTATCCACTCATATTTGGTATTAATGTCATTAATTTGGGAGTGTTTGCTTTCATTGCTTTCATGGggaaaaatgtatgtaaacattgatttatttatgtatttttttaacttcacaCAGCCATATATGACGTGGTAGAAGAGAAGGTGGACTCGGAACCAGATTTCCAGTACATCCCAGAGAAGTCCCCTCAGGACCCTACCCAGCTAGACCAGCATGCTTTGAGGGACTCCATGATCGCTTTAAGGGACGGTCTAAGCAGCGGGGGTATACTAGCCCAGTTTGATGTGAGTTTAAATGAAATGTGCAAACAGGTTTAAAGCTTTAATTTGCTTATAATTGGTTTGCTTTTTCTTACAGCAACTGTACAGGAAGCGGCCAGGAATGACAATGTTGTGTGCCAAATTACCTCCGAACGTTTCCAAAAATCGCTACAGAGACATCTCTCCCTGTACGTGTTGctcttttaaacatttaaatttaaagagCAATTTTATTTGGTTTTCTTCGTCAGTAAACCTGTTTGCCTtgctctttttgttgtttttccaagACGATGCCACGCGGGTTATTCTGAAAAGCACAGATGACTACATCAACGCAAACTACATCAATGTGAgttctgttctttttttgttacatcTAAAATAATAGATACGCCTTTATAGTTTGGTAATTCAACAAACttaactttaatataattaataattatgaGGAATGTTATTGGTCTTTTTTCATGCAGATGGAGATCCCCGCCTCCAGTCTCATAAACCGCTACATAGCTTGCCAAGGTCCTTTGCCCAACACCTGCCCTGACTTCTGGCAAATGACCTGGGAGCAAGGTTCTTCCATGGTGGTCATGCTCACAACCCAAGTTGAGAGGGGACGGGTAAGTCAaggattttctttgttttctacttctatattatatacaatatacctacagtttatttttattagtttttttgtgatcacacatttttgtttgtgttagttTGACTACatcatttacatatttattagtCTTTTAGTGTTTCAGCAACTGGTGAATGTGTtgcttatttttgtatttttcctttgttttataGGTGAAGTGCCACCAGTACTGGCCTAATCCAGAGAACAGTGCTACATATGGAGACTTCACTGTTACGTGCCACAACGAGGAAGGCAATTCTGCCTTCCTGGTcagggaaatgactcttgtgaACTCGCAGGTGAGCACAATGTTTGaacactaatttaaaaaaacaattggacaTTATAAATATTAACTTGATGTTGCTAGCAGAAATCTAAGGGAAACAAACATTAATGTATGCATTTAAAGCAACTGTTTAATTTCTTACACATAAAATCAACAACTAAACACGTAGGTGTAAATTCTCATTCATCCAAGTCAAGCTTTTACTTGATTGACCTCACTGAGTCATTGCTGTGatgaatgtccaatccattttgactgccaGGGCGAACAGCGATTGGCGTCATTGGCAGTGAAATATGATTAGAATGCCAGTGAGTTAATAAGATCTTAAAAAGCTACAAACTTGGCTTCTTGAAACCTATTGAAACATTGACACACAAAATATGAGTATCCAAATTCAAAATTTTGACGATGAAGTCTTggaaatgttattgtttattaattattagaaggatattacatataaatattGAGATACCCTCCTAAATGAAGGAAAAGTATAGGGAGACAATAAGAAACAGCGGGGGAGGTGAGACGGCACGAGAGCGGCCGGTGTAAAAGAAATTGCATTTAAGGATCCAGAGGAGGTGTGTTGCCATAGTGAGAGGTGTGGGTTGTTCTTTTTCTGGCTCCTGCATGTGGACCACGTATTGAGATTTGGTTACCATGACAACCTGACCGCCCCTAGTCAGTCAGATAACTGTAAATGAACAAAAGCAAATGTGCCGAGTGAAGTTGCAAGATGAAAAGCAGTAAGCGAGACAACATGTTGGCTTTATTTTGGTCTTTATTCTGGCGGTTGTTAAATTATAGACTACTGTTTTGTCTTTGTTGGAGTAGAAACAATAATAACAGAGTTTGTTTTTTATGAGTTTGTTGTTATGTTTGGATGTGTAATTATTTGTTTGAGTGCAcatgcgtatgtgtgtgtgtgtacagttgAACTCTCTGACCATGATTTGTGTAGCACGCCATTTTAAAGTGCATTCATGTCGGAAGTAGCAATACTAGAGGGTAGCCAAATGCAACATGGTTTTTAAACTGTAAGAGACATTTCTTAGCAgtcgaaaaaaataatgcattttttgaatGAGTGAGTATGAAAGGAGAAACAATTGTGTTAGTCAAATTCATGACTTTGTATGACTTTTAAAGTGTGAGCATCCAAGAGACCTGACCCAGATCCAGTACTTGGCATGGCCCGACCACGGCGTCCCAGATGATTCCACCGACTTCTTGGACTTTGTGGCTTTGGTCCGGAGCAAAAGGACTGGACAGGACCAGCCAATGGTGGTACACTGCAGGTACAACTATCATGGAGACTGAGCTTTGttacaaagaaaatgaattcaaattgAAACCTTCTGTTTTCTCCTAGTGCTGGGATTGGCCGGACGGGTGTTCTGATCACCATGGAAACAGCCTTGTGTCTCATGGAGTGCGGCCAGCCCGTGTACCCTCTGGAAATCGTCCGGACCATGAGAGACCAGAGAGCCATGATGATCCAGACGCCGGTATGTTGAAAAGCCTGCTTTAGTCAGTCTCACTTATACTTTCTGTTGTACTTCATCCCGTGTTGGTCTCTCAACAGAGTCAGTACCGCTTTGTGTGCGAGGCCATCTTGAAGGTCTACGAGGAGGGTCTGGTGCAACCGTTGACGCCTACCGTCTACCAGCACCGAGAGAAGGCGGATGGTGCtcgggaagaggaggagaattTAGAAAGAGAGGATAAGGTGAACGTAGGGGAGGAGGAGTCAAATGTGGCAGAGATGCTGGAAGGCGGTCTGGATGAcgatgaggaggaggacgatgatgatgacgatgaagaGGTGGAGGTGCTTGATGTAGGGGAGGTGACGGAAGACGAAGTTGAGGAACCCAGCGTTGCCAGCGCCAACAGTGAGACCAGTGTGGACCGTGAGCCCGATCCTGATGAACCGTGACACTTTTTGAGGTAAAgcaggaaaagagaaaaaaacgcactgTTGCACTTTATgataacaaaaaatggaaagaacaaATGGACAACAAACAGGAAACTCATGGACAAGCAATCCTGCCGTGTTGATAAGGTACCATTTAGAAGCTATTGTGTGTTCAGGGTACACACACATTCTACAAAAAATGTGGATGCCGAGTTGCTTTTGTGCCATAAGTACCAATGGGGTTGGGCTTATCCCATGGATGGAAAGCTTCCTGACCCCCCCCACGCCCTTCGGTCCCGTCGCCCTGACCCGTTCGTGTGCGCGTCTGCCAGACAGAactccgattttttttttctttttagtgtcCTTTTAGCTGATACAGAGATAAAACTTTATCTTTTGTCCCTCCCGaaagaatatttattgtttttttttttcctcactgaaCAAAAATGAGTTATATGTCGGTCCCGATCTAAAACCTCATGCTTTCCCGGTTAGCTTTTTAGTAGAATTTGGATACCTCTTAACCCATTACCTGCCATTGACCAATCCCACAGCAAGTGAAcgtttgttgtcaatggcaaccaatgtgtTAACCTGCTTGGTTATTCTTTTTGCTTTGAGAGGATGGTAAACAGAAATTGTGATTTAAttaattgttttgacttttCGCAGATTTCTTATTTTGGACTGACAGATGGACATGGGGAGAAACATTTAGCATGGTGactttggtttatttttgcaggttttttttcagaatagggaagtacaaaactttttttttttttttaatttgtgtgcACTAGTCTTGAAATTGATgttaatcaaatcaaatttcCCACCTAAAGTACTCAGTCAAAATGACTGCTTTAAACAAAAATGGGTGAATTCCTGTTATATTTTGAGCATGGGTTATTTAGACCtctgaatatattttaaaaatacattgatttaatCCCTTTACTCCCAATGAGTGCAGCCATTCGATTGGACAAAAACAGTTTACACTTGAAAtctttcatttttagtttttgtaacACATAACATGcagcacttttaaaaaatatatatatcttatttgaatatttcttattcCCATTTCAAGCTAAAGCTTGTTTTTGGTAGTTCAAGTGTTCACCAGCCCGAGTGATAAATTCCATTGtggactttttaatttatttaagacATCATGTTCATTCaccaattactttttttttcatggagtGGTTTACCATTACTGCTAGTTTTATGGTGTGTAATTTTtcatcacctttttttttctccatgacTGGATGATTTTACTTTCAAGATACTATTTTTTAGTCCTCCACAGTTGCATCTCAATAAATTAGAATTCACAGAAAATTCAGTTGTTTCAATTAAACGTGCCGAACCGTCCGTCCGTTATCTCTATTAAATATTTgatccaaaatgtttgaaatattgcttttatttttcagaaaactGTAATGGGAGAACAGCTATTGTAATCCAGCTCGTAATTTCCTATTAATCTCAGAACATGGCAACAAATGTGTCTCAAAGTGTGATACAAGTACCACAGATGGTAAGTTGGCTCCCTCTAATAGTacgcaaaatactttttttgtacattttggttATATTTAACTTAAACTGATTAGAGAATTCCGCATTTAATGTTTAATAATTGCTTTCAAATATTTAACAATGTCCTTTTTAATCTCACTCCATCTTCAGGTCCATTTttagtcttttatttttaaatctgaaaTGCAGTTTTACGCTCAAACTGTGGCTTATCAAAATAACTGCAAACTCAACATTTTGCCCAACTACACAAGCATTTTTGAACTGTTTCTTGCCAATGACAACAATTTATGTCCAGTCGTTGTTTTAACTTTAATGAATGCACGCAAAAATCCATACATGGATTCTTCCCCTCTATTCCAGTACTTTTGAGGCGGTACTTACTGTAAAATATTTGAGAATCgtcaaaaaatactttaaatatagTTCTTAGCGCTTAGGTGCCTCAAGATGGTGCCATGTTCCTTCTTTGGTCTTAATTAAGCAGCCTCAAGTCATTTAATGTAATCAAGATTAAgccaaaacaattattttatagtttttgcatgaataaaaaaagagaacaggTGACTAATAAGATACCCCACCAAAATATATATCTAGTCAATTTGAACTACtgaaatagattttaaaaaaaatatttcattgagaTGCATTTGTAACCCCTCCTTCCTTTTTGACCTTTTGAATATTTGGAGCTGTCTGTTCTAAGCCTGCTTGTTTTTaactgaatgaaaaaaaagtgccataaaaagaaaacttttccttaatttaaaagatttttgtttgctttttatgCAGTCATAAGAGTAGTTTTTGTTCTCATCTGCCACTCATAGCACATTTTCTCCAGCCTTGACATGCTTTATGCTGCACTTCCTTTACTTTGCTCTCTTCCAGCTAACTCGACATTTAGGGGGGAAGttggtattttctttttattttttggcttaACTCTATTAGTGACTTCAGCAAAACacgaatattttttttgatatattatcaagaaatttaaaaaaaacaaacttgccACTAAAGAGGGAGAGCGTATGACTACCAAACATTTTAGCGTGAAGCTTTTACGATGGAAATGTTTTGTCAATGACTCACAATTGATGCATTTTGGGTAGGTTTTAGAGGGGTTCAGGAATGGGAAGAGGCCGTCTTTAGCTGTACTTTTTTGCAGAGATGAAACCTTTTGTAGATGGCTAGGAAAAGTGCCGCGCCTTGTACAATTGCGGACTACTGAAAAGAAGagaaacttctttttttttgtttgtttaggatttattttcatttgtttaaaaaaaatatgacacaagTAGGGGGAAGATGCAAACTTCTAACTACACAGTGCCACTTGTTAATTTTGTGTAAATAATGCTAGACCCTGTAAATACAAtgttgtatattaaaaaaaatctttaaaataaaagggaaaatcaattgtgatttttttttttttttgggggggggggttgttttaTTCTGGATGCTTCAAATGTTCCACTGCTGGTGTGTATATTTTCAATCCTCTGGATTTGATAGAATCTATAACGGCAGTATGCTGCACACCCGATGTTTGATCTTATATTTTAAATGGAGCTTTTTATGTGTCGTACAATTGTATTGTTTCTTTTTGACTGGACCCCTGGTTTTACTAGTGCTTTGGACGTGTCTCGAAGCTTGATTGTGAACAATTAAAGCTTGTATGTCAAAGCATGGAGATGTCACTTGAGATC
Above is a window of Stigmatopora nigra isolate UIUO_SnigA chromosome 11, RoL_Snig_1.1, whole genome shotgun sequence DNA encoding:
- the ptpn4a gene encoding tyrosine-protein phosphatase non-receptor type 4 is translated as MSARFRLPPGRSYNVRATELERDRHHTQVVCNVLLLDNTVQAFKVSKSDHGQVLQDIVFKHLELTERDYFGLHLTDDSSDVPRWLDPNKPIRKQLKRGSPHNLSFRVKFFVTDPSKLQEEYTRYQYYLQIKQDILTGRLPCPHNTAALLASYAVQSELGDYNETEHPLGYLSEYCFIPNPPQDFHKEVAKHHQQHSGLSPAQSEFNYLNTARTLELYGVELHYARDQSNTEILIGVMSAGVVIYKNRVRINYFPWLKIVKISFKCKQFFIQLRREATETRETLLGFNMVNYRACKNLWKACVEHHTFFRLERPLPPQKNFFTHYFTLGSKFRYCGRTEVQSVQYGKEKGIKDRVFARSPSKPLARKLMGETDWETVSRNSLSDERLETQSLPTRSPPGTPNQNSLFTQEGTRLRPSSVGHLVDHVIHTSPSLPVFSNHKSASSTQANSISLDSTPSPEGLDGQPPALPPKQLSRKTLSQIIQAHSQQSLLDNHLNEMYDVPANTDKTTLNGVVPHDNLVLIKMRPDEHGRFGFNVKGGADQKMPIIVSRVAPGTSADLCVPRLNEGDQVVLINGREISDHTHDQVVMFIKASCESHSGELVLLVRPNAIYDVVEEKVDSEPDFQYIPEKSPQDPTQLDQHALRDSMIALRDGLSSGGILAQFDQLYRKRPGMTMLCAKLPPNVSKNRYRDISPYDATRVILKSTDDYINANYINMEIPASSLINRYIACQGPLPNTCPDFWQMTWEQGSSMVVMLTTQVERGRVKCHQYWPNPENSATYGDFTVTCHNEEGNSAFLVREMTLVNSQCEHPRDLTQIQYLAWPDHGVPDDSTDFLDFVALVRSKRTGQDQPMVVHCSAGIGRTGVLITMETALCLMECGQPVYPLEIVRTMRDQRAMMIQTPSQYRFVCEAILKVYEEGLVQPLTPTVYQHREKADGAREEEENLEREDKVNVGEEESNVAEMLEGGLDDDEEEDDDDDDEEVEVLDVGEVTEDEVEEPSVASANSETSVDREPDPDEP